In Rosa chinensis cultivar Old Blush chromosome 1, RchiOBHm-V2, whole genome shotgun sequence, a genomic segment contains:
- the LOC112177354 gene encoding 7-deoxyloganetin glucosyltransferase codes for MGSEEVAKKPHVVCVTLPFQSHIKALLKLAKLLHHRGFHITFVNTEFNHKRFLKSLGPNSLDGLPDFRFETIPDGLPICDEDASQDVNLLCESLRKNFLAPFHGLLTKLKDLASTSNTYPPVTRIVSDGWNAYVLTAAEKHQIPVTLFFTMSASSIMAYAHFPTLMEKGLAPLKDESCLTNGYLDKVIDWIPGMKDIRLRDLPTNFQVTNPDDSVWNLVLEVIEGLGKAEAVVLHTFDALEEDVVEALSSMLHSRVYAIGPLQSLLNRIPKHPLDPIGYSLWKEETECLQWLNSKAPNSVIYVNFGSIMIMTSKTLIEFAWGLANTKLPFFWVIRPDLVAGEPAILPPEFVAETKQRGLIASWCPQEQVLNHPAVGGFLTHSGWNSIIESVSAGVPMLCWPFFSDQQTNTWSACKKWGIGIEIISNDVKRDEVEKLVTEVMEGEKGKRMRNQAMEWKKLAEEATGPHGSSSTNLDNLVNQVLL; via the exons ATGGGTTCCGAGGAAGTAGCTAAAAAGCCTCATGTTGTTTGTGTTACACTCCCATTTCAAAGCCATATAAAGGCACTGCTCAAGCTAGCAAAACTCCTCCACCACCGAGGTTTCCATATAACCTTTGTCAACACAGAGTTCAACCACAAAAGATTTCTTAAATCTCTCGGACCCAACTCCCTCGATGGATTGCCTGATTTCCGGTTTGAAACCATTCCAGATGGCCTTCCGATTTGTGATGAAGATGCATCGCAAGACGTCAATTTGCTTTGCGAGTCTTTGAGGAAAAACTTCTTGGCTCCGTTTCATGGCCTCCTCACAAAACTCAAGGACTTGGCAAGTACTTCAAACACTTATCCTCCGGTGACTCGCATAGTTTCAGATGGTTGGAATGCGTACGTCCTTACAGCAGCAGAAAAACATCAAATTCCTGTCACACTCTTCTTTACAATGAGTGCAAGCAGCATCATGGCCTATGCACACTTCCCCACTTTGATGGAAAAAGGACTCGCACCACTCAAAG ATGAGAGCTGTTTGACAAACGGGTATTTGGACAAGGTCATAGATTGGATTCCAGGAATGAAGGATATCCGGTTAAGGGATCTCCCCACCAACTTTCAAGTCACAAATCCTGATGACAGCGTCTGGAACTTAGTCCTTGAAGTAATTGAAGGACTTGGTAAAGCTGAAGCCGTTGTTCTTCATACATTCGATGCGTTGGAAGAAGATGTTGTGGAAGCTCTCTCCTCTATGCTTCATTCACGTGTTTATGCCATTGGCCCTCTCCAATCACTCCTCAATCGCATACCAAAACACCCTTTGGACCCTATTGGATACAGTCTATGGAAAGAAGAAACTGAGTGCCTCCAGTGGCTCAACTCCAAGGCACCAAATTCAGTTATTTATGTGAACTTCGGCAGTATAATGATCATGACATCAAAAACTCTTATAGAGTTTGCTTGGGGACTTGCAAATACCAAGCTTCCCTTCTTTTGGGTGATTAGACCTGATTTGGTTGCTGGTGAACCAGCCATTTTGCCGCCGGAGTTTGTGGCAGAAACCAAACAAAGAGGTCTAATAGCAAGTTGGTGCCCACAAGAGCAAGTGCTTAACCACCCAGCTGTTGGAGGGTTTCTAACACACAGCGGTTGGAATTCAATCATTGAGAGTGTGTCTGCAGGAGTGCCTATGCTCTGTTGGCCATTCTTCTCGGACCAACAAACAAATACTTGGTCTGCTTGCAAGAAATGGGGCATTGGCATTGAGATCATCAGTAACGATGTAAAGAGAGACGAAGTAGAGAAGCTTGTTACAGAGGTGATGGAAGGAGAGAAGGGTAAGAGAATGAGAAACCAGGCCATGGAGTGGAAGAAACTTGCAGAAGAAGCCACTGGTCCTCATGGTTCTTCATCCACAAACTTGGACAACTTGGTGAATCAAGTCCTACTATGA